The region TCCCTTTCTACTCCTTGATTATAACcaaataaattcaaattttcaACAAAGCTCTGGGACCAGATGGTTAGCAGTTCATGTGGATATTAATGATGCCAACATATTATTGAAAGCAGACTGAAAGACTTTCCTGGTGCTTTGCCAAACCTTTCTTCATCAACCAAATTCTACAGAACACTGGAGATTGTGGGATCTTTATTTCTGTAGAAGGTCATTATGGTTGACAAAATAATTTCACCACTATACTTCAGAATAGTTAATTTTAATTCTTTTAGAATTTTGCGTTTCATCTGCACAGCAtctttttctctttttgactGTTGGGCTTAGCTCAGTGGTAACATGGATTTTGATCACAACCTGGAGACTGGAGTTCATAATCTGGGGTGACACCCCTGTGCAGTAGTGAGAGTGAGCTCACTGTTGGAGGTGACGTTTTCAAATGAGattctgttttattctttcacaggattaggccagcaattattgtgcTTTCCCAgaagtccatgtggtgtaggtatgTCAGCACCAGTAAAGAAATGATAAAATAATCTCAAGTCAAGATGATAAACCAGAGCTCCCTGTTTCGTCCGATGTCAAAACAAAGTCCCATGGCACATTGGAAAATGAGCAAGGAAGTTCTCCCTGGTATATCCCTCAATCAGCGTTGCCAGTACAAACAGTCCAATCGTTTTTGCTTTTCAAGGGATATTGCTGTGAACAAAGTGCCTATTTGCATTTCAAAAACTCCATTTTGGCATACAGCATGTCAAGAAGTACATCTTTGGCATTTTGGGGCACTTTATGATTGTGAGAGAAGCTGTATGAATGTGTTTTGTTCCTTTTAATGGGAGTTCATTTGTCATTTCAGATCATTTAACCCCTCCACATCTATGTATTCAAGATAGCGTCCACCCAGCTGGTTGGTGCATGACTGCCCCGAACTCTGGGCCACACGGCACTGAATCACAATTGAAACATATGGAGACTGTATCATCCCAGTCACCTCTGAAACCTCTACTGTACGATTTTGAAGGGAATCGGCGGGATACTCTGGAATACGGTAACAGCAAGACTGACCAACTCATAGAGGATCATAATATGAATATTGTATCGCCATCATTGCCATGTCCGTCATTGCATGTGAACAAAGAACCTGctaaacactgtctctctccGACAGGGTCTTTTGGTTTACATAGAAAGTCAGGAAGCTCTTTCCCTGAGATGGAAGCTGGGCAAGATAGCCATACACATCAAACTAACACAGCAGACAATGTCACATCACAAAGCTCAGATACAGAGCTGGAACAAGACTTGACTAGCAATAGCTCCAAGGAACATTCTTGTTCTGCTAATAGATCCAGTGAAATGTACACACTTGCCTCTGAATTAGGAATGAATTCTGAGATCGAAGCTGATCATACCTTTGCTGCCACGAGTAAATGCTTGTCACCGTCCAACATGAGCAATGGTTCCTGTACTCCTGTGTCTGATGCAGAGCTAGAACTAGAATTTGGAATTGCAAACAAGATGCACAGACCATATACAGAGCAAACAGCTTTTGTGCCACCTGTCCTTGAGCAAACAAATTTGACATCCCCTGCCACCGCTGCAATGAGTTCTTTGGCTCTCAATTCAGAGTTGGATCATGACCACAACACAGAAGAGACAGCTGTTGACTATGTGCAACCATCTAGCTCCAATAGCAATACAGTGTCTCCTTCCTCTGACCCAGGCATCGTGGCAGATCTCACCAGTAAAAGCACCAAGAAATTTATGCAGTCATACCACAGTGAGGATGGTGTTTCCTCTGGTTCTGACTCAGAATTGGAAGAACTTGAAGAAAGACTAacatgtgacaatagtgctgCATGCAACATGATTTCTTCCATCTCAGAGACTGAGTTAGATCTTACCAGTGAGAGCAGTAGTGGTCGGTCATCACACCTAACCAACTCAATTGAGGAAGCAAGTTCACCCAACTCTGATCCTGAGATTGACTGGGAAGGAGAAATAAATACTTCAAATGTTAAAGATCGATTGTACTTGGTAAAGACAGCCAACAATACTGATATCAATACTTCGGACCCAGTTGCTGAATGGGATCTTGACAGTGGGTATACAGGAAGATTTGTATGTGctacaaataaaaataattcagATAGTTCTGCCAGAGTttcagagtcagagataataacaGACCAACTTACTGATGTTATTGCTGAATCTTTGCAAGACTCTGACCAAACAAAAGACCAGATTATTTCACCAGAAGCTCCACAGGTCAGATCAGATAGTAGGAGTGAAAGTACTACCAGGCCTACATATCTTGATATTATACCAAATCCATCACTGTCTCAAGTCCCAAGCCCTAAATCACAAATggaagaaaatgctgaagaaaacaGTGATGATGAATTGAGTAACGATTCTGAGTCTTCATGTTCTGATCATGATTTGGACGCTGACCTGAGTGAAAGTTCTGACTCTCCTTGGCTTCTTAGCAACATGATCAACACAATGATTTCACAAGGCTCCCACACTGTCAAAGATGAGGGCTGGCTGCAGACTAACTCATTCAGCGAGACTGTTTCTTCATGTTCTGACATTGAGATTGAGCCGGTGTTTGCTAACAAGCTACTGTGCACTTCAGGGCATCAAAATGACACGGGCCAGGGGGACTCTGAAAATAaagaccatcctgacttagacATTGAGATACTCGATAGCAGTGATGATTTTAAAGATGCAATGTTCTCCAAAGATGAGGTGAAAAGAAAAGAGTCAAGAGATGAGGAAACCAAGTTAATATCAACTTCTGACAATAAACCAGCAACCCTTTACCTAGCTCTGAGTAATCCACCCAATGATGCAGCCATGAGAGTAGACAGTTATAGCGTACCGTTGACTCCAGAAACAGTTGGCTCCTGTGAAGCAGAAGCAGAGCTAAGCAAGGAATTTAAGGACAGTTGCACAAATGAGCAAGATGATGACATCACCATAATGCCAAACTCCACGTTAAGCTTCAAATATGAGGAGCCAATGGAAAGCCTCCAAGGAACAAATGGGGACGTGGGTGCTCCAAGTTTCAGTGAAGACCTAGAAGCTGCATTAATTTTGGAAGATAGGTTAACTGAATTGAATTCTAGGTCGTTTACTTCCGAGGTGCAAATGAAGTCAAAGCCAGTCAGTGAAGAGACTGAATATACCAACAGATGCTCAAATCCATCATCTCCATCATTTAATGCAAATCCCAAAATACCCATATCCTTTAGTGACCCATCAAATGGACCTTTCAACCTGAAGGAACTGTCCCCATTACACAGAGCAGCCAGCAAGCAGCTGGACCAGTCCCTGGCCTATGACTCTATTAAATATACTCTGGTGGTAGATGAGAACACTACTTTAGAGCTCATCAGTTTGAAACGCTGCACCTCCATATTGAGCGATGATAGCGAAATCTCAACACTGTGCGACAACTGTGAGCTGGAAATGGACAACGAGTTTGGGGATTGCACGGGGAGACATGATAACGAGAACTCATCCGAGGATTCATCACCTGAAGCCGACACACAGTTTTCCAAGAAATTCCTGAATGTTTTTGTCAACAGCACTTCTCGATCTTCAAGTAAGCTATGTGTCTCATTATAAATCTCAGGATGCATGGTGTGTGAGATCCAGTATTTACCATATGTTATAATGTTTCTATGTTGATAGACTCTATCATGAGTAATGTATATTCTGTGTATGCCCTAAGAGTTACGGAGCTATGACTTTTCTGCTCATTTAGACTCTTAGAGATATACAggatgaaaacagacccttcagtccaactcgtccataccaaccagttatcctaaataaatctagtcccatttgccaggatttgccccatatccctccaaaccgtcCCTTCTTCATATACCGATCtggatgccatttaaatgttgtaactgtactagtctccaccactcccactgacagctcattccacacatgcactaacctctgcttgaaaaagctgtcctttagatcccttttcacctttctcctctcacctcaaagttatgccgtctagttttggatacccccgccccagggaaaagaccttttccaTTTACCCcaatcatgcccctcatgattttataaacctctataaggtcaccccttagccttcgaggctccagggaaaacagccccagtctttcagcctctccctatagctcaaatccccCAACCTTGGCAATATGCttgcaaaccttttctgaacccttccaagtttcacaacatccttcctttagcagggagaccagaactgcatgcagtattacaatagtggcctaagcaatgtcctatacagtgcaacatgatctcccaactcccatactcaatgcaccgaccaataaaggcaagcatatcaaatgccttcttcaccatcctacctacctgtgactccactttcaaggaactatgaacttgcactccaagatctgtTTGTTAGCAgctctccccaggaccttaccattaagtgtattagtCCTGCTCTGATTGACCTTTCCAAAGTGcggcacctcacgtttatctaaattaaactgtatccgccactcctcaacccattggtcCATCTAATAAAgatcccattttactctgaggtaaccaccTTCTCAGTCCACTGCACAgctaattttggtgttatctgcaaacttactaactatatctTCTGTGTTCACGtctaaatcgtttatataaatgacaaaatgttgCATAATATCAGTGATATGTATTCTGTTCTGAGAACTGTTTTATGTAAAATCATTGGTGATCATGTATGTATCCCTGTCATTTAGCTGGAAATAACCTGCTAAGATAGAGAGGAAGATAAAACAGTACACGGTTACTGAGCTAATTATAATGTAAGGCAGAAGGCATAATAAAATGGTGAGGCTCAATGTGAGAAATTGGCAAGGCTGGGGTGGTTGTCCTTAGATGAGAGAGGATGAGGAATAGAGATATTTAAAACTGTCAAAATTTAAGATGATGTAAGGTAAGGGTGGTATTGAAAGAAGTGCTGGCTCTAGCTTACAGTGAGGGCATGGGTTTTGAGGTGAGGCAGGTATTGTGGTAATGGGTAGGTTTCATACTGAGAGCTGGATGCTTCAACAGGGGGGGTGATTATTGGAGTGTTTTGGGCGTTGGTGTTCCAGTGAGGGTTCTGGGGCCATGATGACTGTTTTGGATATTGTGGTGAGATGGTGATGTTCTGAtgacaaagcgtagagctggatgaacacagcaggccaagcagcatctcaggagcacaaaagctgacgttttgggcctagacccttcatcagagagggggatggtgagagggaactggaataaatagggagagagggggaggaggcccgaagatggagagacttcgggcagcctccccctctctccctatttattccagttccctctccccatccccctctctgatgaagggtctaggcccaaaacgtcagcttttgtgctcctgagatgctgcttggcctgctgtgttcatccagctctacactttgttatcttggattctccagcatctgcagttcccattatcactggtgatGTTATGATTTTGTTGTGGATGTTAAGATCACTGGGAAGGCATGGGATATCTGCTAGTGAAGTGACcttgtgcgctctctctctctctctctctctctctctctctctctctctctctctctctctctctcctgaatAGGTACAGAATCTTTTGGCCTTTACTCATGCACAATAAATGGTGAAGAGCGGGAGCAGACTCATCGAGCAGTATTCCGGTAAGACTGGTCCTCCAGGATTCAGGTGGGAGATCCTGAGCAAGACCGCTGTTTCCTGCCATCACTCTAAATCTGACATAACACAGAGCAGGCGGAATTACTGAGACAGAGTGCCCAGAGCTTGTGAGCAAATCCTTCTTATTGGTTAAGGTTTGTGATCAGGCTAAGGGGTGCGACGAAGAAGAAATGTTATTATTGATGAAGCCTTGGCAACCGAGACTAGCCACTATTGTAATCAGGAGCTTCAGGGTTTGTTTAGCTCTTTAGACATCCGTTCCACATCAGTACACCAAAATTCTTCCTTCCCGTCCTGTCAAGTACATTAGCCTAAGTGTTTCAAACCTCGGAAACGCATGTCGTTCTAAGAATTCCCAAGCATCAGAGAAAAGGAGTTCTAATTCTGTCCAACCTTTGATAGATTTTCTAATGTTCCAACAGAAGAGTCACAAGATTGAGCTGGCCAAATCTTTCCAATTCacccatcaaaaaaaaatcacaatgatcACCTATATCGCAAATTATTCCAGAGATTTTACCAGGATCCATTCTCTTGTTTACCAGTCTCTACTGAAACCCCCTACATCAGCTCTAGGTTTGATCCTGTGCCCTCTCATCCTACTATCATATTAACTAATTTGAAATAGTTTATGGATTTATATTTTCTGCTGTCTGTACAATCACACAGCTCTAGAAAGTCCTCTCTCGGGCACCATCTTTCCAGAGTGAAATGCCCTACATTTCTTTACTCTTGCTTCCTAATTCCTTAGAGATCAGAGCACACGGCGTTTTTCTCTGCATCCTCCCTGGCATTTTAATGTCTTCCTCCAATCTCAGTGATCAAGATATGAACATCAATGTCAAGGGTTTTTGTTGCTTTGTTGCCCATGTAGAACCTGTAGAGTCTGGATTGTAGAATTTCTGTACAGCTGAGTAGGGCATTTCAGAGgccaggtaagagtcaaccacgtcgACAATAAGAACATAATAAAcagaagcaggagtaagccatttggcccagcaaacctccttcaccattcagtaaCCTATTGGTTGATGTGGGACATATTGGTCAAATGAAGATTTCCTTCTCAGAAGGATATTAGTGACCAATTGGGTTCTAATAGCTCCATGGTCATTTTCACCGATACTGAAAAATGGATTCAAAGTCTCAGGTGGCCATGGAGGAAATTTGAGCTCACATTCTCTATATTACTGATCTAATTTTGAACACTGTATTCTTGGTGTAATCTGACCAGAGCACTGTACAGTTTAACTTTCTCTGAGCGGCACGCTGGTGCTgttacctcacagtaccagggacctgggttcgattccagctttgggcactgtctgtgtggggcTTGTACAAtttccctgtgtctttgtgggtttcctcccacagtccaaagatgtggtgggtaggtggattggccgtgccaagttacctgtggtgtccagggatgtgtgggttaggtgggttagacatggggaaatgcaggggtaggggaatgagtcggggtgggatgttcttcagtgaggtggcatggatttgttgggctgaagggcttgtttccgcactgtagtgattctgatTTTTATCCTGTTGCTTTGGTCACACAGTTCTGTACTCTGTTTACTGTGATTATTGAACCATATTGACAGGACATTTTAAGCATTACACTAAATCAACACTACCCTCAAGTTATTTGAAAGCTATTCATGGAGAGCCCCTGCTGCCTCCTCTTTGCTTCCGATATGCCATACTTCAGTATTGTACCCATTTTAATGAACACGTTCCAGAACTCAAACTTTAAATTCAATTCCTCATTTGATCTCTTCATTTCCTGGTGTGATAAAATTGCTTCTGATTCTTTGAAGGTTTATTCCTCGACATCAGGATGAACTGGAGCTGGATGTTGATGATCCATTGTATGTCGAAGAGGAGGAAGATGACTACTGGTACCGAGGTTACAATATGAGGACAGGGGAGCGTGGAATCTTCCCAGCGTACTACGCCCATGAGGTTGTGAACCAGGCCAAGGAATTTCTAGGTAATCCAAAAATAAGATTGGTGTTAAAGTTCAGAGGATTTTCAGACCTtaagagaggagaggaggggattggtgggagAATGTGATGTTGTTTTGCAATAAATATTGTCCACAGTTCAGTAGAATGTAATAAGGCTCTTAGCTAACCAAGTACCAAGATTCTACAGCATTGCAGCAGAAAACTTAATGTAATATCAGGAAGGTGCACAATATTTTCAAGGGGGATATTTGGAAACCAATTCTGAGGTGGAAACTAGGAGGCACATAAAAGCCGGGATCCAGAGATTAAAAGAGGGTTATTTAATTAATTTGTAATAAAGCTGCATTCTGTCGTAGCAACTAACTGTTAACAATAAGAATATCATCAGAGAGCTTGGATTTACTGTTATACTACATGATGGTTTTCAGCCGCCATGGATGATAATTGAAGAGTCACCTAAAAATATCACAAGGTGCTGCAGGTAACTCTTGACACTTGAAATAGCTTTACCCACGAATAGAATGTGAAATGTGGTTTACAAAGTATTTTGGGTTTCAGTGTTGTGGTCCCTCAGTATCTGTGATATATAATAGAAGCCAGAGATAATACAAGCTGAACAAAATAATTATAAGGAGTTGGACAGGCTGCCAAGCCAACCTACAGATTTGTGCCTATTGTTGTTTGACCTTGCTCCATTCATGTGTCCTTACACGCACTGACATTTTACCATGCAGCATTGCCACTTGGCCTTCCATTTGAGCAGGAACCCATTAAAATCACATGGTCTACATTCACTGAGGCCTCTGATATAAACCAAGTGTGAGGTTCAAATGTTGCAAGAAGCACGCACTCATGggcacatacgtacacacacactctcactctcacacacacagacacatatatgctcactttttctctctcacacacacacacacacacacacacacacagctgaccCCCCTCTTTAAAAAAAGGCCATAGAATCAATCCTTCTGTACTTTTAATTCACTATGAAGAGAGGCGCAACATTTCCCAGATTTGCTTTATACATTAAAATTGGAAAGTAGGCTGCAGTGGTCCATGCAGTACCTGTTATACAGTTCAATGGAACGTTGATAGACAATTCCAATGCAAGCTCAGCAAATGCTGTAAATTGTCAGTTCTATGTCCCGACTTAATAATTCCTGATTCACAATGGGTGATCCCGTAAACAAGTCCTAGCTTCCAGTATGTATATGAAGTCTAAGAATCAGGTAGTCTAAGCTTTTTAAAATACATAATTGGCCCTAAATGTAAATTTGTGGACTTTTACCTTTGCTCCAAATCAATTTCAGAATCTTCCCCTTCCTCACCTTGAGAGTTTCATTTGGTTTGTACCATTGCCGGGTCAGttggatttcaagatgatgggttTGTGCATTACTCCTTCTTTTATGTTTCAGTCAGCTGAAACCATTGTCCCATTGACAAAACTTGGCAGTTCCCATTAATATGTGAATTTTGGTCTCTGTTGCACTTACCTTGATTTCAGGGATAAAGAAGAATAGTGTCTGGGTGGAGAGGTTTGACGTACAGTTCCTGGGATCTGTGGAAGTCCCATATCACCAGGGTAATGACATCCTGTGTGCTGCAATGCAGAAGGTGAGTATGCCACATTTAACAAGACTGAAGCAAATAGTTTATTTCAttggaggaggggtgggtgaaAGGTGAACTCATTGTACTGATCAGATATAAGCAAGGAGCAAGAATGGCGCATAAAGATGAAATGGTTAACTGACATAAAAATTCACTAAGAGTCTGACAGTGTTATCTCCAGAGCAAATTGCTTCTGTTTCCTCTAGTTATTTGACTTTgtcagaaacaggtcatttgaccCAAGTCTCTGTTGGTATTTATGTTCTGCTCAAACTTGTTCCATCTTTCCTTATCTAAATCTATCAATATAAACCTCTATTTCCTTCCCTCTTAATTGCTTATCTATGTCTTTTTACATGTACCTGTAGTATTCGATTCAATCAGACCTTGTGGTGGTGAGTTTCCACATTTTCACTAATCTTTGCTTACTTCTGTATTCACTTTAGATTTCTTGGTCAATATCTTTATTTTGATGACCTTTAGacttgttttaattttctgaGCCTGGAGGTTTTAGGAAAGTGCTGTTTGGAGGAGACTATAGTCTGTGATGTATCCAACAGCTTTTGAAACCTGCAAaaaatccttccaaaaatgaGGAACAACTTATCCACCAAGTATAAAATGTGAACTGCCAGTGTGGAATAAAATATTGAAACACTTTGAAATATGAGATAAAAGATAATAGTTTTTATTATGTCGATGTGGCGCAATTTGTTGAATGAATTAATCTATTAAGATACCTTTATGCCCAATCAATCCCTTTATATTCATTGTTTCAGTATGTGACGTACAAACCTAATTGATTTTATTCTGAGTCACTTTGCACATGGCATCATTCTAAGAATCTGAATCGGAACCTTGGTTTCATAATCATCCCTCCAATAAATCACCTCCATCCTGTGTGGTTTGAATGTTCTGACGACATTTCTGCACAAATGTCATCTGACAACTTAATTAAGAAACTAGGGGCAGCAGGTATATTCCCAGTCTTAGTGAAGGTTTTCTATGTCAGAAatccacctattctacacatcaCAAATATGACTTTTGGTGCCTTGTTAATGCGCCTTATTCCAAATGCTGAGCTATGCACTTTAGACTGGTATAAGTGCAATCTGGATCTTATTTCTTTGTTGGCAGCTGTTGATCTCATCAGCTGCATGGAATTTGGACATGCTTCACACTAATTAGCTGCATTCTTTGCTTTGTTCACCAGGATACCATTATCAATCCACAATGTCACTTCATCCTCATCCATTAATCCATTATTACAAACATGCACATTAACCCCTGCAGGGAACTTGATTTAAGACATGGTTTACCATTTCAAAATTATCATtggctttttttaattcattcggcCATGAAGAATAGTAGTGCAGTGAACTTTACCTTCTCCTATCCGATGGGCTTTCACTAGAGCTGCTTTTGAACCTTTCCAGTTTGTTAGCTGGGTGTATTGAAATTCACAGGCATTTCATGTGTGTTGCCGAAATAGCTTAGTGAGTACTGCTGTTTCTCCTGGCGTTTGGCGGAAACTGATAATTTTGGTTTTTTGGTAATCCTTGAGCAATCTTGGTCTTCTGCTGTAACACAATGGTAGTTACATAAAGTATCTATGCCCACGTGCTTTGGACACGCTTCACACTAATTAGCTGCGTCCTTTGCTTTGTTCACCAGGATGCCTGTGCTTTTCACAAATACCAAATAAACTCATTGCAGCACAGTTATTTGACAAGATAGCAAATGTTATGACTTCTGGCTTGAAACTAACTTTGTAcatgtttcatttcttttgaaaactaatgtttcttcatttttcaCTACCCATGGCCTGTTCTGTGTGGGCTAAACTTATACTCCCACACACCTTCACAACACAAACTGTATCACCTGCCTGATCCCTTGCACCCAAATGATCGAGTAAACTGGCAAATAAAACATGCATTGGTGAAGTGAAAAATTGATCCTTACCACTATTGTGAGTATGCCGTCTTTTAGCTGAAAATGGAGATAACTCAAATA is a window of Stegostoma tigrinum isolate sSteTig4 chromosome 25, sSteTig4.hap1, whole genome shotgun sequence DNA encoding:
- the mapk8ip2 gene encoding C-Jun-amino-terminal kinase-interacting protein 2 isoform X1, which produces MADPTEMFSLSTFHSLSPPGCRPAHDISLEEFDDEDLSEITDDCGIGLNYDSDPYEKDCLMLDVKGAPQAVTEICSFQDDLQEFEMIDDTDDMEETELLPSPSATTIQQNRPSTLNLATPLSHSQDSLNNNASFSPRKASWQETLLHSANDHLTPPHLCIQDSVHPAGWCMTAPNSGPHGTESQLKHMETVSSQSPLKPLLYDFEGNRRDTLEYGNSKTDQLIEDHNMNIVSPSLPCPSLHVNKEPAKHCLSPTGSFGLHRKSGSSFPEMEAGQDSHTHQTNTADNVTSQSSDTELEQDLTSNSSKEHSCSANRSSEMYTLASELGMNSEIEADHTFAATSKCLSPSNMSNGSCTPVSDAELELEFGIANKMHRPYTEQTAFVPPVLEQTNLTSPATAAMSSLALNSELDHDHNTEETAVDYVQPSSSNSNTVSPSSDPGIVADLTSKSTKKFMQSYHSEDGVSSGSDSELEELEERLTCDNSAACNMISSISETELDLTSESSSGRSSHLTNSIEEASSPNSDPEIDWEGEINTSNVKDRLYLVKTANNTDINTSDPVAEWDLDSGYTGRFVCATNKNNSDSSARVSESEIITDQLTDVIAESLQDSDQTKDQIISPEAPQVRSDSRSESTTRPTYLDIIPNPSLSQVPSPKSQMEENAEENSDDELSNDSESSCSDHDLDADLSESSDSPWLLSNMINTMISQGSHTVKDEGWLQTNSFSETVSSCSDIEIEPVFANKLLCTSGHQNDTGQGDSENKDHPDLDIEILDSSDDFKDAMFSKDEVKRKESRDEETKLISTSDNKPATLYLALSNPPNDAAMRVDSYSVPLTPETVGSCEAEAELSKEFKDSCTNEQDDDITIMPNSTLSFKYEEPMESLQGTNGDVGAPSFSEDLEAALILEDRLTELNSRSFTSEVQMKSKPVSEETEYTNRCSNPSSPSFNANPKIPISFSDPSNGPFNLKELSPLHRAASKQLDQSLAYDSIKYTLVVDENTTLELISLKRCTSILSDDSEISTLCDNCELEMDNEFGDCTGRHDNENSSEDSSPEADTQFSKKFLNVFVNSTSRSSSTESFGLYSCTINGEEREQTHRAVFRFIPRHQDELELDVDDPLYVEEEEDDYWYRGYNMRTGERGIFPAYYAHEVVNQAKEFLGIKKNSVWVERFDVQFLGSVEVPYHQGNDILCAAMQKYSIQSDLVVIATTRKLTVHLRPPASCELEVSIQGVKLVMSLNEYGPEDKTERCSHFFQMKNISFCGCHPKNSCYFGFITKHPVVNRFACHVFVSEESMRRVAECIGQAFQEYYQEHLEYACPTEDIYLE
- the mapk8ip2 gene encoding C-Jun-amino-terminal kinase-interacting protein 2 isoform X3, producing MADPTEMFSLSTFHSLSPPGCRPAHDISLEEFDDEDLSEITDDCGIGLNYDSDPYEKDCLMLDVKGAPQAVTEICSFQDDLQEFEMIDDTDDMEETELLPSPSATTIQQNRPSTLNLATPLSHSQDSLNNNASFSPRKASWQETLLHSANDHLTPPHLCIQDSVHPAGWCMTAPNSGPHGTESQLKHMETVSSQSPLKPLLYDFEGNRRDTLEYGSFGLHRKSGSSFPEMEAGQDSHTHQTNTADNVTSQSSDTELEQDLTSNSSKEHSCSANRSSEMYTLASELGMNSEIEADHTFAATSKCLSPSNMSNGSCTPVSDAELELEFGIANKMHRPYTEQTAFVPPVLEQTNLTSPATAAMSSLALNSELDHDHNTEETAVDYVQPSSSNSNTVSPSSDPGIVADLTSKSTKKFMQSYHSEDGVSSGSDSELEELEERLTCDNSAACNMISSISETELDLTSESSSGRSSHLTNSIEEASSPNSDPEIDWEGEINTSNVKDRLYLVKTANNTDINTSDPVAEWDLDSGYTGRFVCATNKNNSDSSARVSESEIITDQLTDVIAESLQDSDQTKDQIISPEAPQVRSDSRSESTTRPTYLDIIPNPSLSQVPSPKSQMEENAEENSDDELSNDSESSCSDHDLDADLSESSDSPWLLSNMINTMISQGSHTVKDEGWLQTNSFSETVSSCSDIEIEPVFANKLLCTSGHQNDTGQGDSENKDHPDLDIEILDSSDDFKDAMFSKDEVKRKESRDEETKLISTSDNKPATLYLALSNPPNDAAMRVDSYSVPLTPETVGSCEAEAELSKEFKDSCTNEQDDDITIMPNSTLSFKYEEPMESLQGTNGDVGAPSFSEDLEAALILEDRLTELNSRSFTSEVQMKSKPVSEETEYTNRCSNPSSPSFNANPKIPISFSDPSNGPFNLKELSPLHRAASKQLDQSLAYDSIKYTLVVDENTTLELISLKRCTSILSDDSEISTLCDNCELEMDNEFGDCTGRHDNENSSEDSSPEADTQFSKKFLNVFVNSTSRSSSTESFGLYSCTINGEEREQTHRAVFRFIPRHQDELELDVDDPLYVEEEEDDYWYRGYNMRTGERGIFPAYYAHEVVNQAKEFLGIKKNSVWVERFDVQFLGSVEVPYHQGNDILCAAMQKYSIQSDLVVIATTRKLTVHLRPPASCELEVSIQGVKLVMSLNEYGPEDKTERCSHFFQMKNISFCGCHPKNSCYFGFITKHPVVNRFACHVFVSEESMRRVAECIGQAFQEYYQEHLEYACPTEDIYLE
- the mapk8ip2 gene encoding C-Jun-amino-terminal kinase-interacting protein 2 isoform X2; this encodes MADPTEMFSLSTFHSLSPPGCRPAHDISLEEFDDEDLSEITDDCGIGLNYDSDPYEKDCLMLDVKGAPQAVTEICSFQDDLQEFEMIDDTDDMEETELLPSPSATTIQQNRPSTLNLATPLSHSQDSLNNNASFSPRKASWQETLLHSANDHLTPPHLCIQDSVHPAGWCMTAPNSGPHGTESQLKHMETVSSQSPLKPLLYDFEGNRRDTLEYGNSKTDQLIEDHNMNIVSPSLPCPSLHVNKEPAKHCLSPTGSFGLHRKSGSSFPEMEAGQDSHTHQTNTADNVTSQSSDTELEQDLTSNSSKEHSCSANRSSEMYTLASELGMNSEIEADHTFAATSKCLSPSNMSNGSCTPVSDAELELEFGIANKMHRPYTEQTAFVPPVLEQTNLTSPATAAMSSLALNSELDHDHNTEETAVDYVQPSSSNSNTVSPSSDPGIVADLTSKSTKKFMQSYHSEDGVSSGSDSELEELEERLTCDNSAACNMISSISETELDLTSESSSGRSSHLTNSIEEASSPNSDPEIDWEGEINTSNVKDRLYLVKTANNTDINTSDPVAEWDLDSGYTGRFVCATNKNNSDSSARVSESEIITDQLTDVIAESLQDSDQTKDQIISPEAPQVRSDSRSESTTRPTYLDIIPNPSLSQVPSPKSQMEENAEENSDDELSNDSESSCSDHDLDADLSESSDSPWLLSNMINTMISQGSHTVKDEGWLQTNSFSETVSSCSDIEIEPVFANKLLCTSGHQNDTGQGDSENKDHPDLDIEILDSSDDFKDAMFSKDEVKRKESRDEETKLISTSDNKPATLYLALSNPPNDAAMRVDSYSVPLTPETVGSCEAEAELSKEFKDSCTNEQDDDITIMPNSTLSFKYEEPMESLQGTNGDVGAPSFSEDLEAALILEDRLTELNSRSFTSEVQMKSKPVSEETEYTNRCSNPSSPSFNANPKIPISFSDPSNGPFNLKELSPLHRAASKQLDQSLAYDSIKYTLVVDENTTLELISLKRCTSILSDDSEISTLCDNCELEMDNEFGDCTGRHDNENSSEDSSPEADTQFSKKFLNVFVNSTSRSSSTESFGLYSCTINGEEREQTHRAVFRFIPRHQDELELDVDDPLYVEEEEDDYWYRGYNMRTGERGIFPAYYAHEVVNQAKEFLGIKKNSVWVERFDVQFLGSVEVPYHQGNDILCAAMQKIATTRKLTVHLRPPASCELEVSIQGVKLVMSLNEYGPEDKTERCSHFFQMKNISFCGCHPKNSCYFGFITKHPVVNRFACHVFVSEESMRRVAECIGQAFQEYYQEHLEYACPTEDIYLE